One Nitrosarchaeum sp. DNA window includes the following coding sequences:
- a CDS encoding nascent polypeptide-associated complex protein — translation MMRGGNREMRRMMDKMGLDMKEIPNVQEVIIKTDKKEIIVSKPSVTEMKAKDNSIFTVTADSYEERELEVPIFSEEDIQLVSQQAGVDEEKAKTALEEAKGDLARAILLLTSG, via the coding sequence ATGATGCGCGGTGGAAATCGTGAAATGCGAAGAATGATGGATAAGATGGGTCTTGATATGAAAGAGATCCCAAATGTTCAAGAGGTAATAATTAAGACTGATAAAAAAGAGATCATTGTATCAAAACCATCTGTAACAGAAATGAAGGCTAAGGATAATTCTATTTTCACAGTTACTGCTGACAGTTATGAAGAACGGGAATTAGAAGTTCCAATATTTTCTGAAGAAGATATTCAGTTAGTTAGTCAGCAGGCAGGTGTAGATGAAGAAAAGGCTAAAACTGCTCTAGAAGAAGCCAAAGGTGATTTGGCCAGAGCAATACTTCTTTTGACTTCTGGATGA